Genomic DNA from Chaetodon auriga isolate fChaAug3 chromosome 18, fChaAug3.hap1, whole genome shotgun sequence:
TGGAAATAAACCACATATTCTACATTCTACTGGGGACCCCTCCAGGGTCCCTTGGGGTCCTGGAACCCTTTGGGAACCCTCATGTTAGATCGGCGCCAGTGTCTCCTCCCAGCATGAGGTAACGCCCTCTCCAGCCGTGGAGATAAAAGCTCTGCTCCATCGGGCTCCCTTCACGCATAGTCAGCAGTTGATGAAATCTTCTCCAAGGCGTGTGTTTGTCCACCTTGTTCATTCCTGTCCTGCCTTTCCTGCTCCCATGTTTTGAGCCCGCTCCAGCTGGAGACAGTTTACCATGTCCACCGGGTCTCTCAGCGATGTCGACGACGAGCTCCTGGACGGCATCCTGAAGTTTGGCTCTTCCGGTAAAGACTCCAAcgagagcacagaggagagctCCAACTGCGAAGGCGCAAACGACGCGCCGGGCAAGAAACGGAAGACGGCGTCCCGGAAAACGGCACCCAAGGGTGTGGCGCAGCAGGAGGGCAAGCACGTCCAGCGGAATGCGGCCAACGCCCGGGAAAGAGCCAGGATGCGCGTCCTGTCCAAAGCCTTCTCCCGGCTGAAGACCACCTTACCCTGGGTACCACCGGACACCAAGCTCTCCAAACTGGACACGCTGCGCCTGGCGTCCAGCTACATCGCGCACCTCCGGCAGATACTGGCCAACGACAAATATGAAAACGGATTTATCCACCCCGTTAACCTGGTGAGAGTGAGGGATAGAGTGTGagggggaaaacagaaaacaaatctgaGTGATGGAAAGTTGAAGTGAAGCGTCTACAAATTCTGAAGATGTAGGCCGAAATATATTTATTAACTCTAGaactgagcctttttttttttttttttaattgaagccTGCAAATGTGATGAAATAGATTGATCAGGACTTGAAGCTGGGGTGCCCTCTCCTGATCGGCCTCACAGGAGGAAGATTGCCAAAGTGACAAATCAGGGACAAGCAGGTGCATGAGAGATGAAAACAATTCCTATTAATGCtgagtgtttttcagcaaaATCTGACTCAGGGTAAAgagtttgggttaaaataggGTTAGGATATCTTCATGTATAAAGAATTAAGATCATCCCAGAAAGTATAGGCCTGTCATTTTTGTAAGGACGCAGATCAGCGTTGGGCCTCATGTCATTTCCTTCAAATAAATTCAATAAGTGTGCAATATCTCATATCACTGCATCTCCTGACTGAGACAAAAAGTTAAATTAGATAATACATTAAAATTAAAGTCACTGTCAAGAAGATCAGTTTCATTTCTAAATAATAAAACCATAAAGCTGTTACAGATCAGATTGTTACAGCTGCTTTTAGGCCTGTTTAATCCAATGCACGAACATCTGGTGCTATTCATTATCCACTCGATCCTTCCAGGTGATTCATTGACGCATAATCGTTCCGAAATTTTGTTTGACTTGGATGTAATGATGTGATGAATCCTCTCTTTGTCCTGACTGACCGTGTGTTCCTCCGCAGACGTGGCCCTTCATGGTCGCTGGCAAGCCGGAGAACGACTTGAAGGAGATGCTGAACACAACGCGGTTATGTGGAACAACGGCGTCCTGACGAAACCAAGCGGAGTCCTCTGGACGGTGAAAGGAACGATGatttttacaagaaaaaaaaaaaaaagaaaccaaatcaaacaaagaaaagaaaaaaaaaaagatagtgACTGAAATGCACGGCTCATCTCCGCAGACGTTGAGTGGGAATAACGGAGAGGGCGAGTATCGGCTCTCCTTTCGTTCCCGTAAAGAGAAAtcaaattttatttaaatgcaTCCTGCCACCTATCGTTGTCTTTGCTGGTTCAAAGATAGACTGCTTCAAATCGCTTTTTTTTTATACTCTGCAGATGCATTTTTGTACCCATGCAGGCCTGCTTTGGCGGCTGCATTATGATGGATGGATGCGCACATGAAAAGCTCAAGTGTCCTCTGTCTCAAATGGTTGTACAGATTAcatgtatataaaatatatttgtaTCACTTTTACACCTCGTCTActgatttttattgatttattttattttttttaattgagctGAATGGTGTTTTATTCCCGTGTGTGGGCCCGAGCTTTGACCCACTCACCCCTCTTATCGCTCCACTCCTTCAGAAAAGCAGAGCCTGAGCACCAGCGAAGCGCGGCGCAGATAAGtctctctgttgtttctgaAAGATAACAGTGGACGTGGTTGTCATTACATAAACAAACGTTTGCCTTCAAAGATTATTTGGAGTCTAAAAGCAGTTCGAGCTCTTGTAGTATAAACTAGTCAAATGAAGTCGGCCTCCCTGCCAATTCATTGATAAATCCACGAGAAGATTTAGAATTTGCTGATAATTTCACGTTGAATGTTTTAAAAGGCCATAACAGCTCATTGGCAGACCATAAATTAAGTAAAGATTTGCCTTTATTTAATGCGAATAACAAGGTATCTTATAATAACCTAGTTTACTTAGTTTCTGGAACAGCAGGCTATCAACGCGAGAATGGGATTTTTAACCAGCGTTATACGTTCAGGCTAATTAACCGTCATGCGTCCACTCATTGGCTGAATCCTTAATAGTCTATCCAATCAGGAGCGGCCGAGTTTGAGCCGTTTTGAAAGCTGGAGCAAACCTGCGCGCTGAGCTTTAATCCCGCCCAGACAAGTTGTTTGATTTCGCTCGGGTTGTGACCGCTGTGTTTACATCAGACGGACAGTTACTTATGCGCTCTGACACacggcctctctctctctctctctctctctctctctctctctctctcattgcgGTTTACTAGGCCTGAAAGTAAAGGCGGATCCTGCTACAGACGTGTCCACATGGTAGATCACCATTTTTCTTTGCATGGGATCCCTCcgctttctctctgtctttccgtctctctccctcttggcTCTCACGCGCACAAATTTGTATCATTTTAAAAAGAGGGGAaattgcatttgtttgcatattTAAGGAGTTTGTGCACAATGGGAACATAACTCgtgtctttttttcttaagtACAGTTTGCAGTACATGTAATTTACTTCTATATAAATGTCTATTTTTTGCTGCCCATACTTCATTATATTTCAGAGCATAGCTGCAGCCAAGCCTGTAATAATAGGAAATGTTGAGATAAAGTGGTAATAAAAAACCCTCCATGTATCATCCAACTAGGAATTAGTCAAAAATAAGAATGATCTTATTTTAATCTGACAGTGCAAACTCCCTTTAGGTCATTAAAGTAAAACCTTCAAATTCCCAGAAAAATTACCAAGGACATGACCTCAGTGGCAGCTATGGTGCAGGTGtccattaaaatgttaaaattgttGCCTCAGTCATGATAATAACACCGACTTTATCCATTCTGCTTCCTACTGAGgacttctctctgcttttacTTAAGAATATTTTGTATGCTGGACTTACGCTTGTGTGAATAAGATGAATTTTTCCATATTCACTAATCACCAGTGTTTAATATTTCAGCTGTatttaaactgatttttttatcattattattttttaaatagtgGTTTTACAAACTCAAGCTCTACTTACTGGCTTGTTTCAGCTTTTTACAGCATCTCATGGTCTTCACCTACAGAACAGTTTTCTCAGTTGTCatgtaaatatttacattatCACTGAGTGCTTATGTGCTAATTTTGCTTTGTCATCACAACGATTTTCCAGGGACTAGCAGTAacatgcattcaaaatgttacgTAAGTAAAAATATGAAAGTGTTAGCGTTTACTGAgagtacaaaaagtaaaagtcctcattatgcagaatggccaaTTACAGACTGACATATCTTAGATtgtagaattattattattgatgcatcaGCTACATtactttaatgctgcagctgctaaaGGTGGGGTTTATTTTTCACTATATATACTGCTGGGTATcaatcaataaagtcttatacatccaaatggattttttaaaattatattttgaattatttatgtGAATGTAGATAGCGACAATCAAacaaatgtagtggaataaaaagtgcaatatttctcCAAGAACtatagtggagtagaagtaagaagtagcagaaaatagaaatagtCAAGTAAAGTAGAggtacctcaaatttgtacttcagCACAGTGctagagtaaatgtacttagttacactCCACCACTGTTTGCTTATTCACTTCACTTTGCCTGTGCAAAAAGGACAGTACCAACTATCCTTTAACAGGAACAATAAGATTGAGTACTGCGGTAATAAAAGAGTCCCACCAACATCTTTTCAAGGATCCTCACCTAATACATCAGCGGCAGCATGGCAGGGGCCTCGCCGCCACCTCAAAGGGACCACCGAGGAGAGAATAAACTTGGCCGCCTCACTCCTGGGGCCAGctgcagagagcgagagaggaagggagatcgagaggggagggagggggtctGCATGAGAGAGGGGTCGGGATTCCCATACTTGCTAATTGTTTTGTTGGACGGCTGCCCAAACCGTGATGTGAAAAAGGGTCCGCTGAcggaggggaggaaagggatCACACTGTGTTCCAGCTGATCCCATCATGTTTCCCATCTGCCCTCACGGTTCCTTCAGATCACTTACTTTACCCTGGCATGACTGTCAGGGGTGACATGTCCAGTGCAGAGTAATAGCCTGAAGGCTATAATCAACAGTTTATACTGCACATTccaccatctctgtctgtctgtcaatacATAAATATTGGACAGATATGAGCCAATAGAGACTTATACAGAtagtttattgttttcttttttcactaaAAGTTATTAATCCTGAAGATGTGATTGTGAAGATGTCCACCCtctgcagaaaacaacacatcacTCCTTTTTATGTTACATCACTGTGTATTCATCTCATGTCAGTACTCCCCCAAAGCTCTCCTCTGACCCCTCCCTAACACATCTATCTGTGTATGCAGTGTCCTAAGACTGCCATCTTCTGGACAAAATATAAGGTACCTGACaatcatctgcaggcatctcCATAATAACCATGAGAGTGTTACACTGACGAgcaattttcattttgtgaagcTGGGCATATGCAGTAATAGTTCCCATATAGTTTGAACACATTtgaaaaatagaataaaaaatactCGTTGGATAACAAAAATGACGATACAGTAATgcttcattttgtttctcatttatttctttttgatgGATTGTTCCAAATTTTACTGGACTGGCATCACACACTGAAAAGCAAGAAGCCACTAAATGTGCTGTGATTGTTTACATTATCAAAGATCGCACTGTTCTCAGGGAGGACCAAATGTAGCTCGTCCCCGACATCCAGCTCCAGAATAACAGCATTTGACAGGTACTCAAAATACTCTTTATGCTTGCTTTGCAAATTAAACACTATGGATTTCCCGTTATGGAATAGTTGCACTCCCATTCTGCCATCGTTTGTGTGACCACATATTGTGAACCTGAGGTAGTACACTCCTTTCAGAGGGGCAGTGAAGAAGCCAGTGGTTGGACTGTAGGCGTTGCCAACATTGGTGAAGACTTTGCTGAACTTCAGGACTGTGGGAGTGTTGTGAGGGCCTAAACCTTCTGAGTTGGTCAAAGCAGAATAAAATGCCACCTTTGCACTCTCTTTGATCAGACGATCCACTCGGCGCTCAGTCGTGTTCATCCTGTCCATCACAGAAGTAAGGTCAACATCTTGGGCTGTGCTCTGAGCCTGCAAGTCATCCACCTTGAGCGTTAGGAGCTGCAGCTCGCTGTCACTGACTGCCACTCGGGCTTCTACAGACAAAAGTTCAGCCGCCTGCTTTTCCAGCTCATCCCTCAGCACCACGTTGACGTCCTTCACTTCTTCTACTTGCTTCTCGCTGCTTCTCAGTCTCTCCTCAGTGGCAGTGTGAtctctcttcagctcctccaggctGATTTTAGTGAGGAGGAGATCCatcttctgctcctctgcctgagTCTCCATGTCCCGCAGCCTGCCTTCCAAGTTCCTCAGCTCCACTTTCTGCTCCACCACCATGTCTCTCAGCAACCTCAACTCGGCCCAAACGTCACGGCTGGCGCTGGTCTGGTGATCGAACTGATCAGCTGTAGTATCAGGGTCCAGAGGATGCTTTTTGTAAGGCAGGGAATCACAGGCTTTGGTGTCCCCTCCTTCACTTGCTTGCACCTCAAGAGTGCATGAACCCAACAggcaaagcagcaaaaacagcaaagataaaCCTGCCCTCATTCTGCTGTCTATTAATGCCTCCACAGAGAAAAATGGACATGTATGGGGCCTGGTTACCGTctttttatatgaaaaataCATAGGTGATGTCATGAAAGCTGCAGCATATGTTAACAGTGTGATTAGAAAGCGGCACAGAGATAAGTCACGATATGTGCAAGCAGTAATCGGCATGTATACAAGGTCATGTGAAAAATCTCAGGTGGCGCTGCCCTGAGGAGGATGGGCGTTGAGGTGGTTTTGTTTGGGTtcttttttctacattttttgcTGGATCAGGAGATTTAGATGAATACGGTCAACATTTTTACATGcttaaaaatgtcttctttaTACCATTAACTGAATGATTTTATTGTCACTTGTTAATAATTAGCTAGTAGCAGCATCTTCCTGAATTCTGCTGCCAGTTTTGAGGGCTGCAAAACatcaacaggaaacaaaatATTGTGTAAAAGTGAAGGAAAGAAGCATTTAAAGTCAGACATTTTGTTTgggttgttttctgtgtgagagaagagaaaggtttctttttagtttttaaacTGTTCTGCCTCCACGTTAAGTGAAGTAACTTGTTGCTGACTGATGGTCTAAGTTAGTGACATTACTGACAAAAATTGCATCTGCTGTAACAACTGGGTCGCAACAGCAGAATCTTGCTTCCAAGCgaacaggaaagagagaaatactttgccttctgtctgtcactggGTTCATATCACCAGTTTAATGCATACTTTTACACTGTGGATGGCCTTGGCCTCTGTACTGAGGTGGGGTTCAGGAGTTGTAGTATTttgcaaatgaatgaaaaatgcatgattTAAATTTCCTGCTTCTTACGTTTGTATATTTTGTAGCTGAAAATCTGTAAATTCTATCAGCACCATTTGCCATTTTCCCCGGGGcacttgtttctcttcatctgtGTGCCAGTTTGTGCAGTTAATTAATTAGAGACTCCGGCGACAtgctgctgtttacatgaccAATGTCAACTTAATACTGCTTTGCAGAAAGAAGGCAATAAAGCCCCATAGGCCTCTATTTTATGTATGTGGAGAAGAACATCGTTATTATTTCAAATACTAGTTTTTCTTAGTGATTCAGATGGAAAAGTTAACTTTTTAGGTTTTGGGCCATCGATGGAGGgatgaaatgtaatgaatgaaTCCATGGCATGTGACAGAAAcatcatcagctgctcctcaaCCACAGTCCTGCAAAGTTTTTTAATTATCAAAGCTTTATTCATAATTTAAGATGGCACACAGATGTCCACCAGTGACTAATGTcccaaaaagaggaaaaaacaacatattaacACTATCTATTGAAACCAGTAGATGGCAGCAGAGGATCCCTTATCAGGAAAAGTTGGGCAAGTCAAGGGAAGTAGTAAAAGCAAAGGAatagggaggaggaggaaggctgcaTTGCTTGGATCTTTGAGGGTTTCGAAACGCTGATAGATGATGACAGACAGCAGCGTCTAAATGGAGCACACAGCAAGTGGACAAACTGGATCTGAGGCCAGCGTCAGGCTTGTGGAGGATCACAGCGGAGGAGTGCCGAGGCGTCTGAGTTGTTTAAATGTTCTGGTAAAAGAGTGCTGACTGCTCTGACCGTTTCTCCTCTTTTGAACATCAGATATACCAAGTGCTGGACATCGGTGCGTCACGCTCATCATGCTTTTGAAACATTGCCAGATATACTAACACGACTGAGGTTAGGGAACAGCTGGTGGTGGTGTCAGTTTCTATCAGATGGCATGGCAGCCTGGCACAGCAGCCATCAGGGCAGAGGAGATGCCAAAGATAGCTGAGGCCTGCCCACATCACCTACCCATGTTTAGTGGCACGcttacacttacacacacttgtgtgcgtgtgtgtgagttggCACTGGTTTGTGATTATTAAAAGGAGCACAGCAGGTGTCTGCCATGAGACTTCTGGCCTTTACATCATTGCCGGAGCCATCAATGCAGTAAATGATCTGTCTTTATCTCCTATGTTCTTCTTGTCTTCCCCTAAAGCTGTTGTTATTTAACCACCACTGTATTTTTAGGAAGTCACAATAACCAAGAAATAGACTGATACATAGCTCACATCAGATCCAACTTTgtttagtgagctttagaggtgctaggAGGTGGATTTTCTTACCTCGGGACCGAGGCAGGCTTGCCGTTTCCCCCTTTTTGTGGTCTCCATGTGAAGCTAAGAAAACTAGGCTCCAGCTTAATTTTGAATGTCAATCTTCTGTCCTAACTCTCAGCATGTGTTACAGCCATTTTTTGTGTTGATTGTAAATTATATTCTCACAATTTGCTCATTTATTGAGGTGATATAAGTCTTTTCTTTTGACGTGGATTGATGTCATGTTAATATTCTGAGCCAGTCTTTTTGGATTTATTGTGATGAATCAGATGATGATCAGCTGTGataggaggaggagtgggaccGAGCCTCCGTTTCTTCAAacatgtgtggaaatgtgtgtacAAGCAAGCGACAGtacgacctttgacctcatgtTGGGCTTCAaaatgatttgttgtttttctttaaagtgAGAATAAATCAGCCAAATGACGGCAACAGAATCAGCAGCTGTGGTGAGGAAGTCCAAAGAACAGGCCACgacagcaagaaagcaaatatggatatttcccaaaatgtcaaactactcctttaatTACGTAATCTTGCTATTTGTTCACCATGTGTTGATAACaagatatatttttttaaatgatttttgtAGAAATACACTTTAAAGTTTAGCAACTTTTGCCTTTTTGAGACATAATTCGTGATGTGTAAAAGTGTAAAAGTGATGCCTCAGCTCATCAAAGTCAGATCAAAGCTTAGGAAACATGACTttacgcacgcacgcacatacacacacacgcacacatagcTGTGAGGTAGACAAGTAGAACAGATGAATATCCACCCCTGCTTGGGTGCTTTCAaccattctcctcctcctgagccaTTATACAGCACATAagtgaaaaacaataaatttcTCTGTGAAAGCCAAACATAAGCTCAAAGAGGTGTTTGTGTCCTGAGCCTGGACATACTTGCTTGTGCACGCAGATTTATGTAGCTTTAAGTACTTCACATTCAGCAGACTGTGAAGGAATTTGACCTGAACATGGTGGTTGTCAGCCCATGCTTTTGGTGATTACATTACAATAATTACAATTACTAATATATCTGGACTAACCTGCACCTAGAAGCCACTAATTATACAAGgaactgaaacaataaaagtCATGAGTGCTTCTCTAAATTAAGTATTCATTTGATATGTGGAAGGCTGAGGATAGACGATCCTCTCGGCCTGCAGAGAGAAGCACTGTCGTTTTCCTCAAAGCCTTGAACTGCTAAGCTTATAAAATGCAGTATTGTAATTGGATGGTTTAGGGCTTAGGGAGTGTTGATAGTCAAATGCAATTTGGGATCAAAGAGCAAGCAAAGGGTAAAGGAGGTCACTCttactcacgcacacacacatacacacacacaaacacacgtaccCGTGCTGTAAGAGCAGTGTTAGTAAAAGGAAGGGGCGCCTGACTAAATGATGTTTTCCCAGGTGGGCACAATTACCTGTGTgtggagtatgtgtgtgtgtttctgtgggcGCATGCACACAAGCCTCTGTATGAGCATgtccgcgtgtgtgtgtgtgtgtgtgtctgtgtgtgcttaagAATTATCCACATGTTGTTTTTAGAGGATTCAGGTCTATTACAATTAGGAAGACATGAATCAAAGTCAGACTCCCACAGTTCTCCGCAGACCACTCGCAGGTAGAGAACGGTCAGCTGAGCGGCAGAGAGTCAGACAGCGTCCTGATGCTTTTCTTATTATTACCACTTAGAATAATACGGCGCAGACAACTATGATAACTCAGCAGCGTCCTGGGTTTATTTAACAAGTGGCTATTCATTCCCAGTTGGAGCAGAGCACTCACAAAGCCAGGGGGAGCAGGATGATGATGGGTCACTGCATAGGGGAGCAGAACACAAGCTCTCACTGTTGAGTCATGGAGTTTATGAGAAGCCGAGGCTAATCCTTGGTgaacgtgcgtgtgtgtgtgtgtgtgt
This window encodes:
- the tcf21 gene encoding transcription factor 21, giving the protein MSTGSLSDVDDELLDGILKFGSSGKDSNESTEESSNCEGANDAPGKKRKTASRKTAPKGVAQQEGKHVQRNAANARERARMRVLSKAFSRLKTTLPWVPPDTKLSKLDTLRLASSYIAHLRQILANDKYENGFIHPVNLTWPFMVAGKPENDLKEMLNTTRLCGTTAS